CGCCGCCGTCAGCAGGATAGGGCGCGAGCGCGCGTCGGAAGCTTCAAACACCGCATCCCATGCCGAACGCCCCTTGCGACGCAGCACTTCGACCTCGTCGATCAGGATGATCGAGTTGCGGATCAGGATGCCGATCAGCGCCAGCACCCCGAGGATCGCCACAAAACCCAGCGGCGCGCCGGACGGCACCAGCGCTGCGACCACACCGATCAGTCCCAGCGGCGCCACGCACAGAACCACGAAGGCAAGCCTGAAGCTCTGCATCTGGATCATGATCAGGGTCAACATGATCAGCACCATCAGCGGCACGACGGCGACAATCGGTGCCTGGCTCTTCGCACTTTCGGCCACCGACCCGCCGACTTCGACATGATAGCCGGTGGGCAGCGTGTTGTTGAATTCGGCTATCTGCCCCGCCAGCGCGGTGACGATGGTTGCCGGCTGATCCTTGGTCGAAATCGCCGCCTTGACGGTGATCGTTGGCATACGCCCGCGTTGATGGATGACCGGCGGCTCGGTATCATAGCTGAAATTGGCAACCGATCTCAGCGGGATCGTCGTTGTCGAGCCGCTGGCGGCGAGTTGCAGCCCGGCCAGTGCCTCCACCGATTGCCGCGAGGCCATGTCGCCACGCGCGACAATATCCACCAGATAGGCAGCATCGCGAAGCTCCGTAACCGTTGTGCCATCATAGATTCCGTTCAGCGCAGCGGCGATATCGCGCTGGGTGATGCCCAGTTGGCGCGCCTTGTCCTGAAGGATGTCCACACGCACCACACGGGTCGGCTCGTTCCAGTCCATGACGATGCCCGACAGACGGGGATCGGTGGCGACCAGAGCGGTCAGATCCCGCGCCTGATCACGCACCTTCTCGATATCCGGCCCGGAGATGCGATACTGCACCGGCCGACCGACCGGCGGCCCGATTTCCAGCAGTTTAATGAAGATATCGGTGCCCGGAAACTCGTTGGCGGCGACCTCTCCCAGTTCGACACGCAAGGCGTCACGGGCTTCCACCGACGGGGTCTGGATGACGAGTTGCCCCATATTGGGGCCAGGTGTCGGCACATCATAGGCCAGCAGGAACCGCGGCGCCCCGCGCCCCACATAAGATGACCAGAACAACACCTTGTCGTTGTTCTCGAGCCGGCTTTCCATGCGGGCCATTTCTGCCGCGGTCGCCGAGATCGACGCATTTTGCGGCAAGGTGAAATCCAGAATCAGCTCGGGTCGGTCGGAATTGGGAAAGAACTGCTGTTCGACAAACCGCATCCCGAAGACCGACAGCCCGAAGACGCCGATGGTCAAGCCGATCGTCAGCCAGCGATGGTTCATGCTGGCGTTCAGCATCCGGTGAAACACGCGCCGCATACGACCGGGTTCGCCAGTGTGATGTTTCATCTTGGCCGGCAGGAACGTCACCCCAAGGAGCGGCGCAAACAACACCGCAACAATCCATGAGACCACCAGCGCGACGGCAATGACGACGAACAGCGAAAACGTGAATTCGCCCGCCGCCGAAGAATTAAGCCCGATCGGAATGAACCCGGCCACCGTGACCAGCGTCCCGGTGAGCATCGGAAAGGCAATCGATGTCCAGGCATAGGAGGCCGACTTGAACAGC
This DNA window, taken from Hoeflea algicola, encodes the following:
- a CDS encoding efflux RND transporter permease subunit; protein product: MNKFNLSDWALNHRSLVWFLMIVSLVAGVISYVSIGREEDPNFDIKTMIITAALPGADTRETLTQITDRIEKKLEDLDELDFTRSVTRPGLSIVYLELQPTTRGDDLSRIWQRVRNMMADIRPEFPAEFAGFQFNDSFGDVFGNLYAFTSDGFSPREVRDHVESVRRAVQALPDAGKVELFGTRDEVLYLEFSTDRLAALGLNRQAVQDTLAAQNAILPSGVIDTGPEQVLVRIGGQFSGAQSLEDINLRVGDRFFRLTDVADIRRAYVDPPSTLFRYKGQDAVGLAVGMKRGANIIDFGTELEEVIAKAESQLPVGIDIHLVADQPTVVDEAVGHFLQALLEAVLIVLAVSFISLGMRAGLVVALTIPLVLAITFVVMDYVGLTLQRISLGALIIALGLLVDDAMIAIETMISRLEKGETLFKSASYAWTSIAFPMLTGTLVTVAGFIPIGLNSSAAGEFTFSLFVVIAVALVVSWIVAVLFAPLLGVTFLPAKMKHHTGEPGRMRRVFHRMLNASMNHRWLTIGLTIGVFGLSVFGMRFVEQQFFPNSDRPELILDFTLPQNASISATAAEMARMESRLENNDKVLFWSSYVGRGAPRFLLAYDVPTPGPNMGQLVIQTPSVEARDALRVELGEVAANEFPGTDIFIKLLEIGPPVGRPVQYRISGPDIEKVRDQARDLTALVATDPRLSGIVMDWNEPTRVVRVDILQDKARQLGITQRDIAAALNGIYDGTTVTELRDAAYLVDIVARGDMASRQSVEALAGLQLAASGSTTTIPLRSVANFSYDTEPPVIHQRGRMPTITVKAAISTKDQPATIVTALAGQIAEFNNTLPTGYHVEVGGSVAESAKSQAPIVAVVPLMVLIMLTLIMIQMQSFRLAFVVLCVAPLGLIGVVAALVPSGAPLGFVAILGVLALIGILIRNSIILIDEVEVLRRKGRSAWDAVFEASDARSRPILLTAAAASLALIPISRQIFWGPMAYAMMGGIIAGTVITLFFAPALYLAVFRVKRDPQDEGTDSADTITPATDPVAAS